Proteins encoded together in one Urocitellus parryii isolate mUroPar1 chromosome 3, mUroPar1.hap1, whole genome shotgun sequence window:
- the Gbx1 gene encoding homeobox protein GBX-1 — protein MQRAGGGGAPGASGGGGGVPGTAFSIDSLIGPPPPRSGHLLYTGYPMFMPYRPLVLPQALAPAPLPAGLPPLAPLASFAGRLTNTFCAGLGQAVPSMVALTTALPSFAEPPDAFYGPPELAAAAAAATATRNNPEQGGRRPEGGLEADELLPAREKVAEPPPPPPAHFSETFPSLPAEGKVYSSDEEKLEAPAGDPAGSEQEEEGSGGDSEDDSFLDSSAGGPGALLGPKPKLKGSLGTGAEEGTPVTTGVSAPGGKSRRRRTAFTSEQLLELEKEFHCKKYLSLTERSQIAHALKLSEVQVKIWFQNRRAKWKRIKAGNVSSRSGEPVRNPKIVVPIPVHVNRFAVRSQHQQMEQGARP, from the exons ATGCAGAGagccggaggcggcggcgctcCCGGGGCCAGCGGCGGGGGCGGCGGGGTCCCAGGCACTGCCTTCTCCATCGACTCCCTGAtcgggccgccgccgccgcgctctGGCCACTTGCTCTACACCGGCTACCCCATGTTCATGCCCTACCGGCCGCTCGTGCTGCCGCAGGCGCTGGCCCCGGCGCCGCTGCCCGCCGGCCTCCCGCCCCTCGCCCCGCTCGCCTCCTTCGCCGGCCGCCTTACCAACACCTTCTGTGCGGGTCTGGGCCAGGCCGTGCCCTCGATGGTGGCGCTGACCACCGCGCTGCCCAGCTTCGCCGAGCCGCCCGACGCCTTCTACGGGCCCCCGGagctcgccgccgccgccgctgccgccactgCCACGCGAAACAACCCGGAGCAGGGCGGCCGACGCCCGGAGGGCGGGCTGGAAGCCGACGAGCTGCTGCCGGCCCGGGAGAAAGTGGCAGAGCCCCCGCCGCCCCCGCCTGCGCACTTCTCAGAGACTTTCCCAAGTCTGCCGG CAGAGGGGAAGGTGTACAGCTCAGACGAGGAGAAGCTGGAGGCCCCAGCGGGAGACCCAGCAGGCAgcgagcaggaggaggagggctcaGGCGGTGACAGCGAGGACGACAGTTTCCTGGACAGTTCTGCAGGGGGCCCTGGGGCTCTTCTGGGACCTAAACCGAAGCTAAAGGGAAGCCTGGGGACTGGAGCTGAGGAGGGGACACCGGTGACCACGGGGGTCAGTGCCCCCGGGGGGAAAAGCCGGCGGCGCCGAACGGCCTTCACCAGCGAGCAGCTCCTGGAACTGGAGAAGGAGTTCCACTGCAAGAAGTACCTGAGCCTGACGGAGCGCTCCCAGATCGCCCACGCCCTCAAGCTCAGCGAGGTGCAGGTCAAGATCTGGTTCCAGAACCGCCGGGCCAAGTGGAAGCGCATCAAAGCCGGCAACGTGAGCAGCCGTTCTGGGGAGCCTGTCAGGAACCCCAAAATCGTTGTGCCCATACCTGTGCACGTCAACAGGTTCGCTGTGCGCAGCCAACACCAGCAAATGGAGCAGGGGGCCCGGCCCTGA